A section of the Leptospira semungkisensis genome encodes:
- a CDS encoding tetratricopeptide repeat protein, with protein sequence MRLTLSVWFFLVICTIKSVLALSSTFSWEELIQQAAEEALRGRYQQALEKLQIADETGEPRDFRYYWILGKTLHGKGDELEALKSFETSLRMNPDQPKILQEMTDLYDSLRFPNKALDTARVLLAKDPENRELRYRALLWSSRIGNLEYYRAALQELETNNPYLADEQALLDEITGFQKAGKLDDSIARCKRFLPFFPRNKNLHRLCLLSYKSKDASLYEEGLIQRAVIFRDEPIYHHILSMEYLDQRRFVESAALARRALLLALRKAPFPDKDYLLPLRRYYIQIGSDSGIQATELLEEVIRNKKNLSTEEWSVLLNHSSYNWEVLAFALKALPELEPDEKVRIISREWRESYKNLKLQELEKDLSRFAGPYHLDKSFQFYLENALAE encoded by the coding sequence GATCCAGCAGGCAGCCGAGGAGGCTTTGCGGGGAAGATACCAACAAGCCTTAGAAAAATTACAAATCGCAGACGAGACCGGAGAGCCTAGAGACTTCAGATACTATTGGATCTTGGGGAAGACCCTGCACGGAAAGGGAGACGAATTAGAAGCGCTCAAGAGTTTTGAGACAAGCCTCAGAATGAATCCAGACCAACCAAAGATCTTGCAGGAGATGACGGATCTATATGATTCTCTTCGTTTTCCGAATAAGGCCTTGGATACTGCAAGAGTTCTTCTTGCTAAGGATCCGGAGAATCGAGAGCTGAGATACAGAGCTCTTCTTTGGTCTTCTCGCATCGGAAATTTGGAATATTATAGAGCGGCACTTCAAGAATTAGAAACCAACAATCCTTATCTTGCAGATGAACAGGCCCTCTTAGACGAGATCACCGGTTTTCAAAAAGCAGGAAAATTGGACGACTCCATCGCAAGATGCAAACGCTTCCTCCCCTTCTTTCCGAGAAACAAGAATCTACACAGACTCTGCCTACTCTCTTATAAATCCAAGGATGCAAGTCTATACGAAGAAGGACTGATCCAAAGAGCCGTCATCTTTAGAGATGAACCCATCTATCATCATATTTTAAGCATGGAATATTTGGACCAGAGAAGATTCGTTGAATCTGCGGCCCTGGCGAGAAGAGCATTGCTATTAGCACTTAGAAAAGCACCATTTCCGGATAAGGATTATCTTCTTCCATTAAGAAGATATTATATACAGATCGGTTCTGATTCAGGGATCCAGGCAACAGAGCTTTTGGAAGAAGTCATTCGCAACAAAAAGAACTTAAGCACAGAGGAATGGAGCGTACTCTTAAATCATTCTTCCTATAATTGGGAAGTACTTGCATTTGCATTAAAGGCTCTGCCTGAACTCGAGCCGGACGAAAAGGTCAGGATCATTTCGAGAGAATGGAGAGAATCGTATAAAAATCTAAAATTGCAGGAATTAGAAAAGGATCTCTCTCGTTTTGCCGGCCCCTATCATCTGGACAAGAGCTTTCAATTCTACTTAGAGAACGCTTTGGCAGAATAA
- a CDS encoding Tll0287-like domain-containing protein encodes MDFNLNRTLFEKFANKTIDVRICNQDYTSWQKEFEIQDCFVKFFRTIQLKKICFIVSIACINLSTFAFCNREQDTEKKAILAKLFYESEESLTKDLQESIRKKGVLASLDTCRTFSEEKERYIAASYPKLVIRRVSEKSRNPDHLPKDWEGKVFADWKEFASKDTPAFVFSDSSAKSLYFMRPIYVNDPVCLKCHGAAEKISAELKTEIKRRYPEDRSFGYQLGDLIGAYSAAWQRL; translated from the coding sequence ATGGATTTTAATTTGAACAGAACACTTTTTGAAAAATTTGCGAATAAAACTATAGATGTTCGAATATGTAACCAAGATTATACTAGTTGGCAAAAAGAGTTCGAAATACAGGATTGCTTCGTGAAATTTTTCCGAACGATCCAATTAAAAAAAATCTGTTTTATAGTCTCGATTGCCTGCATAAATTTGAGTACATTCGCATTTTGTAATAGAGAACAGGATACGGAAAAGAAAGCAATCCTTGCGAAGCTTTTTTATGAATCTGAGGAGAGTTTGACTAAGGATTTGCAAGAATCAATTCGTAAGAAGGGAGTCCTTGCATCTCTTGATACCTGCCGCACTTTCTCAGAAGAGAAGGAAAGATATATCGCCGCTTCGTATCCCAAATTGGTTATTCGTAGAGTGTCTGAAAAAAGTAGGAACCCGGATCATTTACCCAAGGATTGGGAAGGGAAAGTATTTGCAGATTGGAAAGAATTTGCTTCCAAGGATACTCCTGCCTTTGTATTTTCTGACAGCTCTGCAAAATCTCTCTATTTCATGCGGCCAATCTACGTGAATGATCCAGTTTGCTTAAAATGTCATGGAGCTGCGGAAAAAATCTCTGCGGAGTTGAAGACGGAGATAAAAAGGCGATATCCGGAAGATCGATCCTTTGGATATCAATTAGGAGATCTTATTGGCGCTTACTCAGCGGCCTGGCAACGCTTATAG